The nucleotide window TCGAACAGATACCACACCCCCGCTGGCACCACCTCAGGTGTTTTCCCCTTTCGTTCTCACACACATCAAATCCACACCCTCACTCCATCCTGAAGGTTCACCCCAACTCCGAGACTCTCTGAGGCGAAGAAGGTTCCCTCCCAACAATCCATCCCCCTTTCTCCTACTTAAATTATCTCCATATTCCACCCTCTGATGGCTCTCCTCAAACCGGGGCGTTAGGTTGGAGATATTTCACCTCAAgtccccctccctctcaccccaccCTAATTTTCCCcattctctttctgggacctGTAACCGATAGTGAGCCCCACACTGGGCTCTCCTGCTTCCACTCAGATTCCAGCCCTGAGTCCGGTCCTTCCCCTAGATGAGCTTCCCGCCAAGTACCCCTCCCCCAGTTCAGCCCCCGGCCGCCCCACTCCCCTTCAGGGATAGGAAGGAAGGTACCACAGCTTGCCCCTCAGACTCAGCGCCCGGAACCCCCCAGTACCTGTCCCTCGACATTCCCGCCCCCGCCTTCGCTCCCCGCACCGTCCGGCCCCCACCTCAGAAACAGTCCCTCGAGAAGACCCTCGCCGCTGATCTCAGAACCTCGCATGGTTCCCTCcgtcttccttccccctcccaccgcAGGCCCTACTCCGGACCGGAAGCCGCGGAGTTTCCGGCTACAGGCACCTAGGTGCGGCCATATTGTCATACGGAATCcagtcccccccgcccccggtggCCGGAAGTGACGGTGGACCCGCCCCGCGAGGGCTTCTAATGCCGCCCACATAGTCTGCGGCTCCCTTCCCCCTGACCTGCAGGGGACGGAATTGTCCCATCAGGGCGTCCCAAATGCTTGGAGGACGCCATTTTGCCGTACGGCGCTGGCTACGCCCGGATTGGGGCGCGCCGCCAGTGGAGCTCTTTTCACCCGGTGCTTCTGCCACTCCGCCAATCAGAAACTTCCCGCATCCTGGCCCAGCTGCCGGCGAGTTGCGTGCCGGGAGGACTGAGCCACCTGTCCAAGCAGGGGAGGGGGGAACGGAACAGGGCAGCTGAGGAATCGGCCCTCCAAGGCTGCACAAGGGTGCACGGAAGGGCGGGAATCTCTTAAGAGGGAAATAAAACCTTTTCCATCCACTGGGCTATTGACAAGCCTTCTGGCGCTGCTTTCCTACCTGCCAGGTACCAGTTTCCACGGCTTAATCGAATGTGCCTGTCATTCCTTTCTATGGGCTGTGCGCTCCCTTGTCGCTGTCCAGAAGCTATTTCTACATCCAGTTGCCTACATCTCCCAATCTTGAAGTCATAACACATGCATACAAATGAGCACAACACGCTGTACAAATGTGTTATTATTACTGCTATTGTTGTTGGTTTGCTTTTCAAGCTCCACCACAGAACTAATGACCAACCAAGTAGGTGGGACCTGGGTGgttctccttccttttctggaGGGGATTCCCGAGGCGCAGGCGCTGATGACCAGGAGGCCGTGCTTTGTCCAGGGGCTCCAGGGCCTGAGGACGGGCGATGTGGGGAGGGGGTTCTGAGAAGAATCTGTGCCAATTGCCGCTGTGAGGGCTGTGAGACGAAATGAGGCTCGTAAAATACCTCGAGTCTCTCTCGTCCTCTTCCTCTGAGAGAGCtgatgaaagaaggaagagagaagaaaacgacTTTGACGCCCGCctcgcccgcccccccccccaacccagcTTTAGGGAAGCTGGAGGGACTCGtggaggcagagctgggtccaAAGGTGAGCTTCTGGGGAAACCGGAAATGTTAATACGGTTCCAACTGCTGAGTTTCCCATCTCCTGCATCCTTGCGAATTCCACAGATGGTGAGCATCTTGCCACTTTCTGGGACCACAGACCCTTACATCCCCAAGCCCTCAGAGTCCCAGAACCTCAAACTCTCCCTTCCATTAAAGAATCCCACACCACTTCTCTCCAGTCATCTAAGTCTTCAAATTGGGGGACATGAAGACTTGCCCAAGGGTACTCGGATTTGGGAGATATAAGGGACTTAATTTCCAGATTCTCAATTTTCCCAAAATTTGTTTTCCTCAGTAAATTCCTGCAGTAGagcttctccttcttccttttctcttttacaatAGACTTTctccctcttaaaaaaaaaaaaaaaaaggatactgtAGTTCTCAATCATGAAATCTCAGGAtgttaccttgttttttgttgtttgttttttggttttgtttgtttgtgtttgtttttgttttgaccactggactgccagggaattcccttacttTGTCTTAAATAAAGAGACATGTAACCTGTTTCTTCAAGGCACCATGAGCACCACCTCGTCTATCTCACTTAAAATGTACTTTTAGgtagttccctggcagtccagtggttaggactctgtgttgcCAAGCAGGGTgctggggtttgatccctggtcagggaactaagatcctgcaagctgaaacagaaaaaaaatgtacctttaatattaacaattatgaaaatgtgtACAATCTTTACGCTATTTAATCAGTTCTGCTCACATAATAATTGTAATGATAACCCAgaagaaatttttctaaaaaactaGAGTCTTACggtcacaagaaagaaaaatatttttcatctcaattaatatatatgtttatgtaggAAAGAGTGATAGATTGGTCAATAAAAGACTTTCAAGTATAAAAGGATAAAATTGTCTGTGGAGAAGTAGAATGGTAATAGAAGTTCTAGGAGAAAAGAGaatgatggaagaagaaaaggaaggattcccaattatatttttaaacgaGTGGTGGTGAATATCAAGTCACTCTGATATTTCAACTCCCCTGGACACACAAAAGATtgatttaattgttttattttaaaatgtgaatattttttgTATGCCAGGAATTACATCCTTGAAACAATGTTAATGTATGATGAAAAGTTTTAGGTGCTTACTTAAAAATACCTGAGGATtataaactttttcaaaattaattcccGGAGTATAGGTGCAGAAATTTTAAGATAGCTGCTCTCAGCTCTCCAAGTGTCCCTCCAAAGCCCCCATTTCCCCCTTTCTCCCCTCTCACCTCTGTAGCAGGGAAAGAGGACGTTTATAGGAAAGGCGGTCACAGTTCCAGCTCCTCCTCCATCTGAGGTGTTCTCAGGAGCCAGTCCCCAAACTTTGCCCATGGTAACAGCCATAGCAGCTTATAAACAGCCTCCAGCGTCAGTAGTGTCAGGGTGAGGACCAGGAAGATAAAGAAGGCCTTGTCCATGGCCTGCCGCAGGGGACCCCTGGGAGGAGAGGGCCTCCGGGCAAACGCCAGGAACACGTCCTCCTCGTCCACATCACCCTCCTCCTCAGCCATCTTAACCCACTATGTGACAGCTGGCTGGAGCACGGAGGCTGGGATGGAAGCCCTTACTCAGCCTGGCCAGGATTAAGGGACGTGGTGTTGGCAAGTCCTGCACCTGCGGAGCTTGACCCTAATTCCCCCaaccaagagaaagaaaggagaggagggccTCTGAGCCTTTGGAACAGTCAGTGCAATGTGAATGGTCTGGATTAAACAATTCCTAAAGTCTGTCCAGCTTTACCGTTTTATAATTCTGTGTTTCGGAAGCTGAAGGCCCAACAGAGACATGCCAGCTGGAGCTGACCAAGTCATTCTGGGCCTCTAAGCTTAAGGCTCAAGGTCTTGGGCCCCTACAGACAGAGGGAGCAAGTGGACCTAGTATGCTAGTCAAGCACCTAAGGCCCTTTTCAGCTTTACATTGggtggttgggggggggggggaacacgCCTAACctaggtggggggaagggggagagcgAGCAGCGGTGGCTACAGTCCGCGCAGGCTCGCAGTTCTTCCCCAGGTCTGTGGGGCCCCGAGGTTGCGGCGCTGAAACCCCGCACTCTTGCTTCGTGACTTTGAAGACGATTATATCAATCATTGGACTGCAGGAGCCAGGGCGGAggtttataaaaagagaaagaacatgaTTGGCCAGCGGTGCGAAGGAGAATGATTGGGACTTAACTATTGGGGCAATAATAAGGAAGAGCGAGCTTGTGCGTGAGGGGCGTGGCCTGAGAGTTGGTGGGAAATGTCCAAGAGGCTGTATCGTGGCACGGGTTGAAGGCCTTTTCTGGACCCTGTTCCCCAGGCACTGGCCTGAAAGTTCGTGAGGGAAATCGAAGTCCATATGGAGACCGGCCCACACCCGCCCCGTAGGTGGTGGTTGGGGGGTGGAGTGTGGACAGCGGAGGAAAGGGTCCATAGTGAACCTCATATCTGGAGCCTCTATGGTCTCTTACCTAAACTCCAGTTTGATCTTAATAAGAAGACATTGTTTTATTGGGAAGAACTTGTTTACCCAAAATGGTACAAAGGATGTcacaggttttttgttgttgttgtttttaaaatatttgtttatttattttgactgcgcTGGgtcgtagttgtggcatgctgactTCGTTGaggcatacatgtgggatctagttcccgaccagggatcgtacagtgtcccctgcattgggagcgtggagccttacccactggaccaccagggaagtcacagtTTTGTTTAGAGTCAACTCGTGTTATCGTTTGCTACCGCCACAGGAGGTCATTACAAGTCAAAAAAAAACTGGATCAGGGTCCAAACTAATCATTTATTAGTTGtgttaattaaacaaggaggccatcaGACTGAGTGGCTCTAATGTCATGGCGGCCTACTTAATCAAGCCAAAATCTAAacctgtaaatgcctcaaggtcATGTAATCAAGATGCcaagggagggaattccctggcagtccagtggttaggactcagcacttccactccagggggcacaggttcgatccctgtttggggaactaagatcctgcatgctgggAGGCACAGgcaacacaaaaacaaaatcaaaacatcaaaacgaaacaaaaaaacactaaagGACAACCAATCACACACAGCCAACTAGGCTAAGCtatagccaatcaaataatttcctttctgtttccacACTTTCTCCATTTAAGTTTTTCCTCTGGCTGAGGTCTGAGGAGCGCTCATAACCACTTCTGGTTTGGTGCGGGCCCATTTGAATGCATTTTTTGctcaaacttaaaattttaacatgcCTCAGTTTACCTTTAACAGTTGTATGATGGAGACCTTGGGCCAGTCAGCTGacctttctttagtttttctttaaaattgaaaaagtcTTGCCTCACAAAGTTGTCAGGAGGGACAAacgaaataagattttttttttgtaaattatgaAGTGCTGTGTAAACATAATGTATTAATTTCTGATACCCTCACTATCTCAGGCAAGTTTGCAATAAGGCCACCCAAACACCTTTATCATCTCCTTATAGTTCCTTCCCCCTGATAGGTTCAGCACTAAGATCTTGTGTAATACATAAACTCAGCActttattgaatttaaaaaaatttttgaagtaatttcaaacttacagaaaacacTTAAGAACAGTATCGGGAACTCTGGTATCCTTTTCACCCTGATTCCCCATTTGTCAACATTTGgttatatttgcttatttctcTCAACCCCAATATAACCAtctattatgggttgaattgtgtcccttcaaaattcagatagtgaagccctaactcccagtacctcagaatatgaccttatttggaaatagggttgttgcagatgtaattggttaaaataaaatgaggtcatactgcaGTAGGGTGgacccttaatccaatatgactgatgtccttataaaaaggggaaatttgggcaCAGACATGTCCAGACCAGAACGTCACGTCCAGACCAGCATACGTCAAGACCAGAATGTCATGTGAATGTGAAGGCAGAGATAGGgttgatgtgtctacaagccaaggaacgccaaagattgccagcaaaccaccagaatcTAGGGGAGGGGCATGGAAGAGACTTCTGTCACAGCCCTCAGAgagaaccaaccctgctgactctttgatttctgacttctagctttcagaactgtaagaaaataaatttctactgtttaagccaccccgtttgtggtactttgttatggcagccctagcaaacaaataCACCATCCTAATCAGGAAGTCAACACCACTATCTAATTATAGGTACAATTCAGAGTTCATCAGCTGTCCCACTAATGCCTCTGTCCTTTTTGGTCCAGGATCACAAATCGCATTTGGTAGTCACATATCTGCAGACTCCTTCAATGTGGgcagttcttctttctctttcatgaaTTAGTTTTAAAGAGTACAGGCTTTTCATTTCTGTACAATCTCTCCAACCTAAGTACATGTTGGGGCAAGAGAGAAATGATGCGGCCTTTGTGTATCACATCAGAAGTTGCTGGAGGGAAAACCATCTCACTCCTGATGCTGCCAAACCAGTCTGGCAGGTTCTCCACCTTAAAGTCCTAACTGTCCCTTTGTAATTCCTAAGTATCTGGCACATCACCAAATCTCCACCTACCTGCCTTAGCATCCCTTTATGACTCTCATCGGAATAAGCATGacgatgtttatttttatttttaaaatttatttatttatttatttttggctgcgttgggtctttcgttgctgtgcgcacgctttctctagttgcggtgagcgggggctactcttcgttgtggcttctcattgtcgtggcttctcttgttgtggggcacgggctctaggcgtgcaggcttcagtagttgtggcacgtgggctcagtagctgtggcttgtgggctctagagctcaggctcagtagttgtggtgcacgggcttagttgctccgcggcatgtgggatcttcccgggccagggctcaaacccgtgtcccttgcattgccaggcagattcttaactactgcgccaccagggaagcccgatgatgTTTattaaatggtgattttttttttttttactccatcatttcttcttcagttttcagTCAACAATCGACTATAAAAGAACATTTCTTTCTCcctcatttactcatttatttatttatatcatatggactcatggattccAATTTTACTCAATAACTTGTAATCCATTACTACCATATTTACTTATATTGCCTGGACCCatgcatttctattttatttaattaattgtaGTTGGTTActatcatcattaatttcatgcacaaattatcccaaatttgGGCAGCGCCAGACTCTGGGATCCGTGCCACCTGGCGCCCACCATTCCCACGGGAGAAGATGGGAAGCCCATGGGCTTGGTGGTGCAAGTGGAGTTCATAGGCCGCAGCCGCAGCAGCTGCAGCATCGGAGCTAGAGGCTGCCACAGCCCCAAGGGCCCCCagctggtggggggcggggagggctgtgagggcttccctgatacTGGCTCGAACCACTCTACTTGTCGTCTGGCCCCACGGAGGAGGAGCTCCTGCAAGCTGGACGAGCAGCTGGACATCCTGGCGCTGATGGAGGTGAAGATGAAGGAGATGAAGGGCAGCATCCTCACCTGTGTCTCACTGAGGCCAAGCTCTGTGAAGAACTCCTCGAGAGGGATCAGCTGCTGGCTATGGCTGTCATCCGCAAAAAGCACAGGATGTGAACGAGTGCCATTTCGGCCTTCGGAACTCCCAGACACCTAGCAGCTTAGTGCGGACCTTAGGCCACCGCTGTTGAACTCCCTCATACTCCTGGGGCACTGGTTGAGAGTACTGAGGCTTAGGGCAGTTGGGCTCTTGCTGGTGACCTGGCACCCTCTCTTGTTTCCTCCTGAAGCAAGCTCCTGAAGTCTGGGATCTCAGACTCTGCACCGGTGACACCAGCAATTATGACTTTGtctacccctccccaccttcaccTCCACCCCCAAATTTACGTTGCAGGTTCTGGTGAAGCAGAGGCTTCAGAACCATTGAACTTGAAACTTATCCCCTACGGTTGCAGGCAGGATGCCCAAGGACTATGGGTTTGGGAAGACGACA belongs to Orcinus orca chromosome 10, mOrcOrc1.1, whole genome shotgun sequence and includes:
- the SMIM40 gene encoding small integral membrane protein 40, coding for MAEEEGDVDEEDVFLAFARRPSPPRGPLRQAMDKAFFIFLVLTLTLLTLEAVYKLLWLLPWAKFGDWLLRTPQMEEELEL